A region of the Candidatus Limnocylindrales bacterium genome:
TTGACGCCCGCCTTGGCTTTGCGCCCGTTGACCGCGACGGTCGCCTTTCGTCCGGCAGCGCCGTTGACGCCGGCTCGGCTCCTGCGGTCGGCTGCGCCGTTGATGGCCGCCTTGCCCTTGCGTCCGGCTGCACCGTTGACGGCGGCCTTGCCCTTGCGTCCGGCTTCGCCATTGGCGCGCGCCGGCTTCGTGCCATTGCGCACCACCGATCCGCCGACGCTGGCCTTCCGGCCCTGCTGCGGCGTGACGGCAGCTTTCCTGCCGCGGCCACGGGCCGCCTGCGGCGCGGCCTTGCCTGCGGCTGCCGTCATCACGGCGGCCGTCCTCTTGCCGCCCGCATCGCCAGCCTTGCGCGGGACCGCGGTCGCATCGGCAACGCCCGCCTTCTGCTCGAGCTCTGCGACGATGACGGCCTCGGGCTTCGCCGCTTTCTTTCCGCCAGTCTGGACAGTGATCTCTCTAGGCATGGTACCGACCTCGGAGACGCTCGGCCGCCGCTGACTGGCGGCCCGGGAGATGGACGATCGCAGCGAGTGGCGGCGGGATCATTCTCCAAGGAGGAGGCCGCAGCCACGAAGGCGTTCGGATAAATAGCGAACCGCAACGCGCGAATGAACCTGCTGGCCGGCTCCGATCGCGATCTTTTTCCGTGACGCTGGCGCAGGAGCGGGTGGCGCGCATGTTTCGGCGCCGCTGATCCTGCGTCGGGTCCGCTTCACCGTTGCCGTCGTCGCCCCACGGGGGGAGAGCGAGGATGTCGATCAGCATTTGCGAGGAAAGCCCGAAGCGTTTTTCCAAGCCGGTTACCGAGGGCACTTCGGGCTTCCCACCCTGTGCCTCAGCGCGAACGGTCAGGCTAGATTGCGGGCGAATAGCGCGGTCAGCAAGACCTCTGCCGCCGATGGGGAAAGTTCAACGCGCGAGTGGATCGCTGGGCGCTTCAGCCGAGTGCGAGGCCGCAATCGGGGCAAGCCGCCGGCCCCGTCGCGAACGTCGTCAGGCAGGCGGGGCAGGTCGTCTCCGGAGCGTCCGGATCGAGAACCACATCGGAGGCGGCATCCAGAGCCGCAAGCTGCTCCGGCGTCAGGCCGCGGCGCCATTCCCGATCAAAGAGTGCGTAGGCGGCGGGGACATCGTCACGGGCCACGGCCAGGTACAGCGTGGTCGAGCAGCAACCGGCCGCGTCCTGCTGAGGACGCACGATGGCGCAGTCGATGCCGCTGGATTCCAGCCGCTCGGCGGCGCGCTGCAGATCGCTCAGCGGGCCGCGCAGGACGACCGCCGCCTCCGGATCGTCGAGATGGATTTCGCCGCTCGTGGTGTTGCAGTCCTTCGCCTGTGCCATCGGCCCTGGTTAGCGGTCATGCCGGCGCACGTCAACGTGCGGCAAGGCGGCGGTGTGGTGCTGCCACCCACGGCTTTCGCACCAGCGCGGCGCGCGCGCCATGCGCGGGGACGCCGGCGCTGCGGCTCAGATTGCCATCGCGTAGTGCGGGCGAGCAGGCTCGCGGGCTGGCTGCAGCGGCGGCGCAGGCGCATCAGCCGGCCGCCCGGCCAGGCGCTCGAACTCGCCGACGTCGTGCGAGCAGAACACCTTGACGCGCCCGGCGTGATCGCGGCACAGCTCGCGCAGGCGTACCTGATTTCGCAGCCGCTCCTCACGCTGCTTCTCCATCATCCACTGATACAGGCGCAGACCGGGCGTGCAGCGCGGATTGCCCACGTCCATTTCGGCGTAGAAGAAATAGGCATCCGCGGCCAGCAGCAGCCAGACGTCGCCCCGATCCACCGCAATGCCGGCGTGACCGTGCGTATGACCGACCAGCGGTACGAGCGCGATCTCGTGCGGCAGTCCTTCGAGCGTGCGCACCCGCTCGAAACCGAACCACGATTCGCCCTCGCCGGTTCGATAGACCTTCCAATTGGGCTGCGTCGACCACTGCTGCGGACGGAAGCGCTGCCGGTCCAGCCACGTCTTCTGCGCCATGGCGTAGTCACGTTCGGCGCCCAGCATGTGGACGGTCGCGTGGGGAAAATCGTCGAGGCCGCCGGCGTGGTCGAAATCGAGATGGCTGAGCAGGATGTGGCGCACGTCGGAGGCGTCGAAGCCCATGCGCTCGATCTGCCGCACCGCCGTCATCTCCTCGCGGAAGTCGGGACTGACCAGCGACAGGAAGAAGCTGCTCAATCTGGCCGACGGCGCCGCCACGTCCCGCAGGCCGAGCCCGGTGTCCGCCAGCACCAGCCCTTCGTCAGTCTCGATGAGGAGGCAGTGACAGGTCAGATGTCCGCGCTCGAGAAGCGATCCTGTACGGCCGTCCATCAATTTGCCGCCGAGCGGGCACGTCGAAATGCAGTTCAGATGGTGGACGCGCATGGTGGATCAGCGGCTCAGCTCGGTGGCGTTGCGGTAATCGAGATAGGCGATGGCCATGACGGCGGCGATGGCACCGAACACGAAAGCCTTGCGGTTGGACTTGATCGCGGCCGCGCCGAGCAGCGCCAGATCGAGCGCGTCGCCGGCCACGCGTGACCACATGCCGGCGGCCGGTTTGTCCTGGGTGAGGATGGCCACCCCGCTTGCAATCTCGCGAAGCCCCATCGCCCGCATCAGCACGTGCCGGTGCCCGATCCCGAGAGACTTCTCGACGAAGACGGGGGCTGCGATCTCGGTGAGGCCGATGCCGATACCCGTCAGTCCCAGCATGTTGGCCGTCGTTCGTGCGTCCATTGGAAAACCTCCTGCGACGCCTGCCGACGGTGACTGGTCGTGCCGTCGCGACAAGGATCGTCGATGTTGCCGGCTTCGACGAGCACGCATTGCCGCTGTT
Encoded here:
- a CDS encoding MBL fold metallo-hydrolase, whose translation is MDGRTGSLLERGHLTCHCLLIETDEGLVLADTGLGLRDVAAPSARLSSFFLSLVSPDFREEMTAVRQIERMGFDASDVRHILLSHLDFDHAGGLDDFPHATVHMLGAERDYAMAQKTWLDRQRFRPQQWSTQPNWKVYRTGEGESWFGFERVRTLEGLPHEIALVPLVGHTHGHAGIAVDRGDVWLLLAADAYFFYAEMDVGNPRCTPGLRLYQWMMEKQREERLRNQVRLRELCRDHAGRVKVFCSHDVGEFERLAGRPADAPAPPLQPAREPARPHYAMAI